A single window of Streptomyces cathayae DNA harbors:
- a CDS encoding oxygenase MpaB family protein, whose translation MAGDHAHTGPGTGPAPGPDTFSGPVPFAPGSLLWDITGDVRILLSLPPALVLQVAHPAVGAGVDDHSVFRTDPWGRAERSLNSLQLWVYGGEQALEEGRRLRELHRTISGTDARGRAYHALTPAYYAWVHATAYPVFLRAAQYLSHPFDEPDERRLYDELLRLGAILGIRQRDMPRTPEEFWPYFDAMVGEELERTAVVAELLDPRRPIPPPDGAGVLLRRLWPVLRPPLARLHVFVTTGLLPPTVRDRLGLAWTARDERGLRRLGAVVRTVVPLLPERLRYLPTARAARRAARG comes from the coding sequence ATGGCCGGCGACCACGCGCACACCGGGCCGGGCACGGGCCCCGCACCCGGCCCGGACACCTTCTCGGGGCCCGTCCCGTTCGCGCCGGGCTCCCTCCTCTGGGACATCACCGGTGACGTCCGGATCCTGCTCTCCCTGCCGCCCGCCCTGGTGCTCCAGGTCGCCCACCCGGCGGTCGGCGCGGGCGTCGACGACCACTCCGTGTTCCGCACCGACCCCTGGGGCCGGGCCGAACGCTCACTGAACTCCCTGCAGCTGTGGGTCTACGGCGGCGAGCAGGCCCTCGAGGAGGGCCGCAGGCTCCGCGAGCTGCACAGGACCATCAGCGGCACCGACGCCCGGGGCCGCGCCTACCACGCACTCACCCCGGCCTACTACGCCTGGGTGCACGCCACCGCCTATCCCGTCTTCCTGAGGGCCGCCCAGTACCTGTCCCACCCGTTCGACGAGCCGGACGAACGCCGCCTCTATGACGAACTCCTCCGTCTCGGGGCCATCCTCGGCATCAGGCAGCGCGACATGCCGCGCACCCCGGAGGAGTTCTGGCCGTACTTCGACGCGATGGTGGGCGAGGAACTGGAGAGGACGGCCGTCGTGGCGGAACTGCTCGACCCGCGGCGGCCGATCCCGCCGCCGGACGGCGCGGGTGTGCTCCTGCGCCGGCTCTGGCCGGTGCTCCGCCCGCCCCTGGCGCGGCTGCACGTCTTCGTCACGACCGGCCTGCTCCCGCCCACCGTCCGTGACCGCCTCGGTCTGGCCTGGACGGCACGGGACGAACGCGGACTGCGCCGCCTGGGCGCCGTCGTCCGCACGGTGGTCCCGCTGCTGCCCGAGCGCCTGCGCTACCTGCCCACGGCCCGGGCGGCCCGTCGAGCCGCCCGGGGGTGA
- a CDS encoding MDR family MFS transporter has product MTHRQILQAMSGLMAGMFVAILAGTVVANALPRIIADLEASQSSYTWVITAELLAMTATVPLWGKLSDLFNQKLLLQLSLSLFIVGSLLAGFSQEVGLLIFSRVVQGIGAGGLTALAQVVMAAIIPPRRLGKYAGIFGAVFAVGTVAGPLIGGVLVDTSWLGWRWCFFIGVPFALLAIVLLQRTLKLPTVRREVKIDFLGAFLIVAGVSALLIWVTLAGTEFDWISWQTAALAGGGVVLLIAAVVVEARVPEPVIPLGIFRNRTVTLTTVASLLVGVAMFGGTVFLSQYFQISLGKSPTVAGLMSLPMILGLLVSSTVAGQIITRTGRWKVYLVAGSIIMTVGLGLLATIDVDTHFGLLSAYMAIMGVGVGMLMQNLVLAAQNDVPATELGAATSVLSFFRSMGGTIGTSVLGAILANRVATEMTRSLTEAGIPAGADEAGGGGVPDMATLPEPMREIVERAYGMATAELFLVATPVAALAVIAVLFIKEKPLKDTSGMERLTAESADSAGAAAARAGVG; this is encoded by the coding sequence ATGACCCACCGGCAGATACTCCAGGCCATGTCGGGGCTGATGGCGGGCATGTTCGTCGCCATCCTGGCCGGCACCGTGGTCGCCAACGCGCTCCCGCGCATCATCGCCGATCTGGAGGCCAGCCAGTCCTCCTACACCTGGGTCATCACCGCCGAACTGCTGGCGATGACGGCGACGGTGCCCCTGTGGGGCAAGCTGTCGGACCTGTTCAACCAGAAGCTGCTGCTCCAGCTGTCCCTGTCCCTCTTCATCGTGGGCTCGCTGCTCGCGGGCTTCTCGCAGGAAGTGGGGCTGCTGATCTTCAGCCGCGTGGTGCAGGGCATCGGCGCGGGCGGTCTCACGGCTCTGGCGCAGGTCGTGATGGCGGCCATCATCCCGCCGCGTCGGCTCGGCAAGTACGCGGGCATCTTCGGAGCCGTCTTCGCGGTCGGCACCGTGGCCGGACCGCTCATCGGAGGTGTCCTGGTGGACACCTCCTGGCTCGGCTGGCGCTGGTGCTTCTTCATCGGGGTGCCGTTCGCGCTGCTCGCCATCGTGCTGCTGCAGCGCACCCTGAAGCTGCCCACCGTCCGCCGTGAGGTGAAGATCGACTTCCTGGGCGCCTTCCTGATCGTCGCGGGTGTCAGCGCCCTGCTCATCTGGGTCACGCTCGCGGGGACCGAGTTCGACTGGATCTCGTGGCAGACCGCCGCACTGGCCGGCGGGGGAGTGGTGCTGCTGATCGCCGCGGTCGTCGTCGAGGCGCGCGTGCCGGAACCGGTCATCCCCCTGGGCATCTTCCGCAACCGCACGGTGACGCTCACCACCGTCGCCAGTCTCCTCGTCGGTGTGGCCATGTTCGGCGGCACCGTCTTCCTCTCGCAGTACTTCCAGATCTCCCTGGGCAAGTCCCCGACGGTCGCGGGGCTGATGAGCCTGCCCATGATCCTGGGCCTGCTCGTCTCCTCGACCGTCGCCGGGCAGATCATCACCAGGACCGGCCGGTGGAAGGTGTACCTGGTCGCGGGCTCCATCATCATGACGGTGGGCCTCGGACTGCTGGCCACCATCGACGTCGACACCCACTTCGGCCTGCTCAGCGCCTACATGGCGATCATGGGCGTCGGCGTCGGCATGCTGATGCAGAACCTGGTGCTGGCCGCCCAGAACGACGTTCCCGCGACCGAACTGGGCGCCGCCACCTCGGTGTTGTCCTTCTTCCGAAGCATGGGCGGCACCATCGGCACCAGTGTGCTCGGGGCGATCCTCGCCAACCGGGTCGCCACCGAGATGACCAGGAGCCTGACGGAAGCGGGCATCCCGGCCGGTGCGGACGAGGCCGGCGGGGGCGGAGTGCCCGACATGGCGACGCTGCCCGAGCCGATGCGGGAGATCGTGGAGCGCGCCTACGGGATGGCCACCGCGGAACTCTTCCTCGTGGCCACGCCCGTCGCGGCCCTTGCCGTGATCGCGGTGCTGTTCATCAAGGAGAAGCCGCTGAAGGACACCAGCGGCATGGAGCGGCTCACCGCGGAGTCCGCGGACTCCGCGGGCGCGGCGGCAGCGCGAGCCGGCGTCGGCTGA
- a CDS encoding TetR family transcriptional regulator — MHDVSDRDPADGGLRGRKKRATRAALVAAAVRLAAEHGAENVTVDAISEAVGVSPRTFFNYFDSRDEAFVMVGAESGARVRQAVLAAPAGTPPLAALRDALAAELGEVEQQHELWRLHSEVLRRSPHLLARSLGAHVEDEFLLAETLAERIGAGSPLFTGDRPPLGSAEGQLRRRALGLYPRLLAAVGTTAVRVAVEHWCVRQDETPFEEVFRSVFDHMATGLQGPVEPAGPVEPAEPVEGI; from the coding sequence CTGCACGACGTGAGCGACAGAGACCCGGCGGACGGCGGACTTCGGGGACGCAAGAAGCGGGCGACCCGTGCCGCCCTGGTGGCGGCCGCGGTGCGGCTGGCGGCCGAGCACGGCGCGGAGAACGTCACCGTCGACGCGATCAGCGAGGCGGTCGGCGTCTCACCCCGCACGTTCTTCAACTACTTCGACTCCCGTGACGAGGCGTTCGTGATGGTGGGCGCGGAGTCGGGTGCGCGGGTCCGGCAGGCGGTGCTCGCCGCGCCCGCCGGCACGCCACCGCTGGCGGCGCTGCGGGACGCGCTGGCCGCGGAGCTGGGGGAAGTGGAACAACAGCACGAGCTGTGGCGCCTGCACTCCGAGGTGCTGCGCAGATCACCGCACCTGCTGGCGCGGAGTCTCGGCGCCCACGTCGAGGACGAGTTCCTGCTGGCCGAAACGCTCGCGGAGCGCATCGGCGCCGGATCGCCGCTGTTCACGGGGGACCGTCCCCCTCTCGGGTCGGCCGAGGGCCAACTGCGCAGGCGGGCTCTGGGGCTGTATCCGAGGCTGCTGGCCGCCGTCGGCACCACAGCGGTCCGCGTGGCCGTGGAGCACTGGTGCGTACGACAGGACGAGACCCCTTTCGAGGAGGTCTTCCGGTCGGTGTTCGACCACATGGCCACCGGCCTCCAGGGACCGGTCGAGCCCGCCGGGCCTGTCGAACCCGCCGAACCGGTCGAAGGGATCTGA
- a CDS encoding flotillin family protein has product MSPVLIAVVGVVVLLVLLGLVVVTRYKVAGPSEAFIVTGRRGKQSTDPETGRVFTDNSGQKVVVGGGVFVVPFVQQKFTLELSSRHIPIAVRGAVTLRGVKANLEGVAIVKVGGTEDSIRAAAQRFLDQQDGIVGFTQEVLSGALRSIVGRMSVEDIIRDRAAFAGQVAEEAEASLSGQGLVLDAFQIQDITTEGSYLEDLGRPEAARAKQEADIAEAVARRASEQARLKAEEEIAIAQRTFALKQAEIKAETDEAVARANAAGPLAEAAREQEVLQEQEKVATRQAALTDRELDTKVRKPADAARYQAEQEAEARRIASVKEAEAAAERARLTGEGEKAHRAALADAVRLEGDAEAAAISAKGAAEADAMHKKADAFERYGDAAVLQMLVEVLPQVVGKAAEPLAAVDKLTVISTDGAGQLPRTVADNVAQGMELLSSTTGVDLGELLQGITRRGTPTVPAPAERAPADPAGGKVDITD; this is encoded by the coding sequence ATGAGTCCTGTACTGATCGCCGTGGTGGGAGTCGTCGTACTCCTGGTCCTGCTGGGCCTGGTGGTGGTCACCCGCTACAAGGTCGCCGGCCCCAGCGAGGCGTTCATCGTCACCGGCCGGCGAGGCAAGCAGTCCACCGACCCCGAGACCGGCCGGGTCTTCACCGACAACAGCGGCCAGAAGGTCGTGGTCGGCGGCGGCGTCTTCGTCGTCCCGTTCGTCCAGCAGAAGTTCACCCTCGAACTCTCCAGCCGGCACATCCCGATCGCGGTCCGGGGCGCGGTCACCCTGCGCGGGGTGAAGGCGAACCTGGAGGGTGTCGCCATCGTCAAGGTCGGCGGCACCGAGGACTCGATCCGCGCCGCGGCCCAGCGCTTCCTCGACCAGCAGGACGGCATCGTCGGGTTCACCCAGGAAGTGCTGTCCGGCGCGCTGCGCTCCATCGTGGGGCGCATGTCCGTCGAGGACATCATCCGTGACCGCGCCGCCTTCGCCGGACAGGTCGCGGAGGAGGCCGAGGCCAGCCTCTCCGGACAGGGCCTCGTGCTGGACGCCTTCCAGATCCAGGACATCACCACCGAGGGCTCCTACCTCGAGGACCTGGGCCGGCCCGAGGCGGCCCGCGCCAAGCAGGAGGCCGACATCGCCGAGGCCGTCGCCCGGCGCGCCTCCGAGCAGGCCCGGCTCAAGGCGGAGGAGGAGATCGCGATCGCCCAGCGCACCTTCGCGCTGAAGCAGGCCGAGATCAAGGCCGAGACGGACGAGGCCGTCGCCCGCGCCAACGCCGCCGGCCCGCTCGCCGAGGCCGCCCGGGAGCAGGAGGTCCTGCAGGAGCAGGAGAAGGTCGCCACCCGGCAGGCCGCGCTGACCGACCGTGAACTCGACACCAAGGTCCGCAAGCCCGCCGACGCCGCCCGCTACCAGGCCGAGCAGGAGGCCGAGGCCCGCCGGATCGCCTCGGTCAAGGAGGCCGAGGCGGCCGCCGAGCGGGCCAGGCTCACCGGTGAGGGTGAGAAGGCCCACCGCGCCGCGCTCGCCGACGCCGTCCGCCTGGAGGGTGACGCCGAGGCCGCCGCGATCTCCGCGAAGGGTGCGGCGGAGGCCGACGCCATGCACAAGAAGGCCGACGCCTTCGAACGCTACGGCGACGCGGCCGTGCTCCAGATGCTGGTCGAGGTGCTGCCGCAGGTCGTCGGCAAGGCCGCCGAGCCGCTGGCCGCCGTGGACAAGCTGACGGTCATCTCCACGGACGGCGCGGGCCAGCTCCCGCGCACCGTCGCCGACAACGTCGCGCAGGGCATGGAGCTCCTCAGCTCCACCACCGGCGTCGACCTCGGCGAACTCCTCCAGGGGATCACCCGGCGCGGCACGCCGACGGTGCCGGCTCCCGCGGAGCGCGCCCCCGCGGACCCCGCAGGCGGCAAGGTCGACATCACCGACTGA
- a CDS encoding Rv1733c family protein — protein MAGTVPPAQPSPGHPLGPPDGPSPGHRRRNPLRRRTDVLRVWIGLAVLLAVLTVAPVVTVVVSRLAHRHYEDTARHQSLTRYETTATLTEDAPRHPEPGSDEEELARYPVEVRFTTHEGRTGTTRAEVRPGLSAGSPVRIWVTTDGEATEPPLARAEIRSRSMGWALLSGTGVALTGAAAHGVTRLVVRRRNLADWDRAWAETSPRWTAPG, from the coding sequence GTGGCGGGCACCGTTCCTCCCGCGCAACCGTCCCCGGGCCACCCTCTCGGACCGCCCGACGGTCCTTCGCCGGGGCACCGCCGGCGCAACCCCCTGCGCCGCCGCACCGACGTGCTCCGGGTCTGGATCGGTCTCGCTGTCCTGCTCGCCGTCCTGACGGTGGCGCCCGTGGTCACCGTCGTCGTCTCACGACTCGCCCACCGCCACTACGAGGACACGGCCCGCCACCAGAGCCTGACCCGGTACGAGACGACCGCGACCCTCACCGAGGACGCCCCGCGCCATCCGGAGCCGGGATCGGACGAGGAGGAGCTGGCCCGCTACCCGGTCGAGGTCCGCTTCACCACCCACGAGGGACGGACCGGCACCACCCGGGCCGAGGTGCGACCGGGCCTGTCCGCGGGCAGTCCGGTCCGCATCTGGGTGACCACCGACGGCGAGGCCACCGAGCCACCGCTGGCGCGTGCGGAGATCCGCAGCCGCAGCATGGGCTGGGCCCTTCTCTCCGGCACCGGCGTCGCCCTCACCGGCGCCGCCGCCCACGGCGTGACCCGTCTCGTCGTACGGCGCCGGAACCTCGCCGACTGGGACAGGGCCTGGGCCGAGACGTCCCCCCGCTGGACGGCACCCGGATGA
- a CDS encoding rod shape-determining protein, giving the protein MTVVRRPYRTSAVRRSPWPRCRRCSGIALDLGSSRTRAWIAGRGMVLDVPTVTFPGSGAIHPIQRGAIVDTSGTARMLDRLLGHRLPRFGRPLVVVTTPVLDGPAFREAAHTAVEILRPRAVHTVPGARAVALAAGADHSRPLLVVDLGAHLTEVVLLAEGAVTDARRTALGVGDLGAYGTPPGDLTDAVVDMVTAMLRQDRGATTRTALRRGILLSGGGALRPEITHGLPGRLGCPVQPVPSPHTAAVRGAAGLLAAAHHHPLATGSG; this is encoded by the coding sequence ATGACCGTGGTCCGGCGTCCGTACAGGACGTCGGCCGTACGGCGCAGCCCCTGGCCGCGGTGCCGCCGGTGCTCCGGCATCGCGCTCGACCTGGGCAGCTCCCGCACGCGCGCGTGGATCGCGGGACGGGGCATGGTCCTCGACGTCCCCACGGTGACCTTCCCGGGCAGCGGAGCCATCCACCCCATCCAGCGCGGCGCCATCGTCGACACCTCCGGCACCGCCCGGATGCTCGACCGGCTGCTCGGCCACCGGCTGCCCCGCTTCGGCCGCCCCCTGGTCGTCGTCACGACACCGGTCCTGGACGGGCCCGCCTTCCGGGAAGCGGCCCACACGGCCGTCGAAATCCTCCGCCCGCGCGCTGTCCACACCGTCCCGGGCGCGCGGGCGGTTGCCCTCGCCGCGGGCGCCGACCACTCCAGACCGCTCCTGGTGGTGGACCTCGGTGCGCACCTCACCGAGGTGGTGCTGCTCGCCGAGGGAGCCGTCACCGACGCCCGGCGCACCGCGCTGGGCGTCGGTGACCTGGGCGCCTACGGCACCCCGCCCGGGGACCTCACCGACGCGGTGGTCGACATGGTGACGGCGATGCTGCGGCAGGACCGCGGCGCCACCACCCGCACCGCCCTGCGCCGGGGCATCCTCCTGTCCGGCGGGGGCGCCCTGCGCCCGGAGATCACCCACGGTCTGCCCGGCCGGCTCGGCTGCCCGGTCCAGCCCGTGCCGTCGCCGCACACCGCCGCGGTCCGGGGAGCCGCCGGCCTGCTCGCCGCGGCGCACCACCACCCCCTGGCCACCGGATCCGGCTGA
- a CDS encoding TraR/DksA family transcriptional regulator: MVTQQTIDEHDEVLPSEDLAALRANLREQQLFRQEQLRQFAADVGSGPGEPLQEEGAGRLEVHVRLAASARMVLADVEAALARMDTGGYGRCHLCRGPVERDRLLIVPQARYCARCQQVREAAR, from the coding sequence GTGGTGACCCAGCAGACCATCGACGAGCACGACGAGGTCCTCCCATCCGAGGACCTCGCGGCGTTGCGGGCGAACCTGCGCGAGCAGCAGCTGTTCCGCCAGGAGCAGCTGCGGCAGTTCGCCGCCGACGTCGGGTCGGGTCCCGGCGAGCCCCTCCAGGAGGAGGGCGCCGGCCGGCTCGAGGTGCACGTCAGGCTCGCCGCGTCCGCCCGGATGGTGCTCGCCGACGTCGAGGCGGCGCTCGCCCGGATGGACACCGGCGGCTACGGCCGCTGCCACCTGTGCCGCGGCCCGGTCGAACGGGACCGGCTGCTGATAGTTCCCCAGGCCCGTTACTGCGCCCGCTGCCAGCAGGTGAGGGAGGCCGCGCGATGA
- a CDS encoding TraR/DksA family transcriptional regulator, with protein MSIDLPRTEPRSAHTAADEIRQRLEHARTTRLAQLKALDETGGSSDDHLMSNQKDGIKRALKEIEAAFLRVEDGSYGTCLGCSKPVPAERLEILPHTPYCVTCQSRAA; from the coding sequence GTGTCGATCGACCTGCCGCGTACCGAACCGCGTTCCGCCCACACCGCCGCCGACGAGATCCGTCAGCGCCTCGAACACGCGCGCACCACGCGGTTGGCCCAGCTCAAGGCCCTGGACGAAACAGGAGGGAGTTCCGACGACCACCTGATGTCCAACCAGAAGGACGGCATCAAGCGCGCCCTCAAGGAGATCGAAGCGGCGTTCCTCCGCGTCGAGGACGGAAGCTACGGCACCTGCCTGGGCTGTTCCAAGCCCGTCCCGGCGGAGCGTCTCGAGATCCTTCCGCACACCCCGTACTGCGTCACCTGCCAGAGCCGCGCCGCCTGA